One region of Desmodus rotundus isolate HL8 chromosome 11, HLdesRot8A.1, whole genome shotgun sequence genomic DNA includes:
- the FAM229B gene encoding protein FAM229B — MPFRFGTQPQRFPVEGGDSTVGLGPGLRSSVACNGKEISPARQLRRCHGSHCLTITDVPITVYATMRKLPAQSSKEMHPK, encoded by the exons ATGCCTTTTCGGTTTGGGACCCAGCCACAGAGGTTTCCAGTGGAAGGAGGAGATTCTACAGTTGGGCTTGGACCTGGGCTGAGGTCCAGTGTTGCCTGTAATGGGAAGGAGATATCACCAGCCAG GCAGCTCCGAAGATGCCATGGAAGTCATTGCCTGACAATAACTGATGTTCCCATCACTGTCTATGCGACTATGCGAAAGCTGCCTGCGCAAAGCAGCAAGGAAATGCACCCTAAATAG